The Gossypium hirsutum isolate 1008001.06 chromosome A13, Gossypium_hirsutum_v2.1, whole genome shotgun sequence nucleotide sequence ACTTGTAGGAGGCGAGATTAAAGACTTACTTGAGACTAATCTACTACAGCTACCAGCACAAGACTCAGATATCCAATTCAAACCAGTAGCAATAACTGCTTAAAGAACTTGAATTCACCATTAAAACCCATTTACAATTAGATTGCTAACATTTCGTTTACAGATAATCCCCATGCAAGGGTTCTTATTCATAACTTAGAGTCTATATACTTCATAGCATCCTTACTCTTAACTTGCATAGTTACCAGACTTACCAGGAGATGGAACACCCtctgtgtaacaccccacacccgaacCCTTCGTCTGGATGGAATACGAGGTATTACCTAACTTTAAACTCATGTTAACAAACATTTTCGAGTCACCAAAACtttgttcaaattaaaaaattttcaatttctactttaagcTTATTGTTATGGGTCTACGATCCCCAAATCGACCATAAGAAACTATTTGGGATCAACCCGGGCCCTTAAGCCAACTATAGAAAATTAACActtgacacaggggcacacgcccgtgtggaagggcaacacgcctgtATAACCATTTTGGCTTGgttgtgctgatggcccgtgtgtctCATACGACCTAAGCaaaatagggacacgcccgtgtcctccacccctatgaaattaattctaaatgcacacctacaggggttttcacagcctgtcacacgcccatgtccctagcccgtgtccttcacacggccatgacacgcccgtgtcctatctcgtgtgcaaaaacatggacattctatttctgacatcagcaaacccaaaatgtcacacagccaaggcacacgcccgtgtgctaggccgtgtcccctcacacggctgagacacacgaccgtgcctctgcctgtgtgtttactaccatatatactgacttgaaatttttacgtgcaggggatacaaggctggacaacacgcccatggggctggccgtgtgtcacacacggcctagacacacgcccgtgtgtctacccgtgtggacaatataaggctatttaccaagcctctttgccacccttacttacatagCCTACACAATAACCACCAAATCTAATATAAAGCTATCTCAAGCAACCAAATCatccacaatagacaacattccaTTTATGCATTTTACTCAACCATGAAAATAACTTCATTccatacaaatcaaaatgaacattAGCCATCATTTGAGTCTTAATAAAAAATgagggatttatcccaagccaatacatttggccaagttaatattaacacaaaacataattctagttccctatacatgccatgttcaaaaatataaatcaaactatgccgaatgcttcgattgatagtgtgatcgataacTCTAACtttcgttgatccttgagctagataggcggcacttaagaaaaaggaaaggagaaggagtaagcataaagcgtAGTAagttgcaaataaataaatatacaagaacaattttaccattcattaacatgctcataatacaaaagtaggcgcaagcataacttactcatcactatccatataaatctcatagcatatatcgagcttatatctcatacatttcaaataggtgcCTGAaccactcacaacacagttatacCATGCTCATTAACTTAAAGTCATAATACTCACCGTTGAATTTagaacactaccggatattcattaagcctcaaatgtgggtaaggtgtcgatgccatgtcccaaacatggtcttacactagctcatatctcatgtcgatgccatgtcctagacataggCTTATACTGACTatcatctcatagccgatgcatgtcccagacatgtcttacattggcttatgtctcgaggccgatgtatgtcccagacatgtcttacactagcactcgtctcgatGCCGATaccatgtctcaaacatggtcttacactggctctcataatgtggctgatgcatgtcccagacatgtcttacactagcccataATAACCCacatgtcatggcatgaatatccaatatATTTCCTAGGTTCGAAcgagaactctactatctctattatcatcatactttctcaatttcaaaatcaaacaattcatgctatattaattcaaatacaattcaacacatatacattagtgatgtagttgtattatttacatacaacttacctcggattacaaaatgtggcgactagtcgatttagtcgatttgcttgacttttccccggtctaggtttggattcgatatttcttgatctataatagtgaaatgtactcatttagtcactcaataaaattaggcaatcgaaaattcacatctttggtaaaatgaccatttcacccctagactttgacaaaatgaccattttacccctaggcttgaAAATCGATTTTTTATCAAGTTTATTCATTTCTTAAGACTAGCCTAACCCTTTTCTCTTATATCAACtctaaattcccactatttcacatatttaacatccattttacaacttatacaatgtagtccttttaggtgtttttatgctaacacctttcacaaaagttgtttataagacacccaagaccaattttcttccataaaaactcagaaaacatcacaaatcctttcatggaaaaaccctatactcttaatcattttgcaaaatagtactcTCATTAGAAAGCTCATGGCACAaaggtctcaaaaatgtaaaatcatcaagaaaactcattaaaataaCATACTTGTAGAAAGACTAAGTGGCTAAAAATTTTGAGGCTCAAAAACCCTCTAATGGTTGCATTTTTCagtgatgaagaagaagaggaaaagatgatatctttttctccttttttatttttattttagtcaaaattagtTACCAGCCCACCTAATTTTGACCATTTCTCTTTCTTATGTCCCCTATGGTGGGATGGCATCCTTTCTAAGGTCTATTTGTCcattaaagacccctaatttatgTTTCATGTCAATTTAaaacccttagctatcaatttaagacttttacactttatgcggtttagtcctttttctcaatgaGGCTTCTAAACTCTAAaatagctcaccaaatttttcacgTACTCTTAAAAATAtgctaatacatcaaaataataataaaataatttttttgacatcgaatttatggtcccgagaatactattcctactaggccctaaatcgggctgttacactctGTTTATTCCATGAATCCTCAACTTCCAGTTTACATAAGAAGAGCAACCAACAACaaacatttattatttaaaaaaaaaagaaagaattaaagAATCATCTTGAAGGAAGAATAAACTCTTTTCATGAACCCTCCTCACACGTATATATTATCCACTTCCATTTAATGGAATTTGACAAGTGtcaagaaatttcaaaatttgcccTTCTTAATGGCCTACAGAATctggaaaaaaaaacataaatgaaagTCTTGTCCATATGCTATTTGACTAGTCAGTTCAGTTGTTATAACTAGATCTAGTTACCAAAATCTGCTCTTTACAGTGCTTGAGCAAACTAGGTGTCCTATACTTTTGGCGGTAACCTACACAAGgcttactttttcttttatcaaattctttcttcttttgaaGAACACATCAAGAACTAAATCTTAGTATACATACATGGACGGATACTGAATTCACCAAAAAATTAGTTCGCCAAAAGCTTAAACTTTGGCCAACTAACTAATAAattcactacaggaaaatagggctttagcggcgttttatcaaaaaacgccacaaaaattataaaacacggagcaatagcggcgttttaccaaaaacgccgctaaaaacagagcaatagcggcgcttttggtaaaacgccgctaaaaaccagagcattagcggcgcttttggtaaaacgccgctaaaaaccagagcattagcaacgcttttggtaaaacgccactaaaaaccagagcattagcggcgcttttggcaaaacgccgctaaaagtcatataatccttaaaaccctaaaccccaaaaaaataataaacactaatctataacccctagaacactaaacccctaaatactaAAAACACATGAACACTaaactataacccctaaaaccctaaactccaaAAAACATCATatggatgttgatgtgtatatacatagatattaatgtaaaagcttatgttcgtaataaattatggaattaaaactGAATGGGGTTTGAAACGATATCAAATACAATTAAAGAATTTCAATTTGAAAGAGTGTAGCTTAAAACTGAATGGGGTTTGAAAGGGAAGAAAAAGGTCTAAACCTTTGAAACATGAACTACAATTGAACAACATTGGTGTGTTGGCATACAAATTAGACGACATGTTTGATGGTATTGGGATGTCACCCAACTGTTGACTGAGTCTTAGCAATTAACATTCAACGCCAATTGTgaattgtgaatttatttaaattttcatttatggatgtaatttaattatgattttagggTTGTTTTAgcaaaaaataataactaatattaTTATCTAAACATGAATTATCATCAAATTAactctaaaacttgaattaaatattaaaaaatatcaaactcgggtaccaaattatacattaaaccaaaagaaaatataaattattattttggtttttatctTTTCAAATAAGTAAAAAGGAAATTAATAGCTTCGACTTCAATACTATATTCAAATCGAGCAAAAGTGACAAAAAAagtcaacattttttttataaaatctaacactaaaaaacaaaaatttaaattagtattttagGCTTTGTCTACAGAGGAAATTCATATACTCCGCAttacatcatcaaataaatttataaaaatagtaatagtaataataaatattatataaaatcattTGACTAATAATTTTCACCAGACAAAACAAGGAATtttaagcaaaataaataaaataattttttgtgacgtttttataaaaaacgccgcaaaaggtaagcACTTGGAACAAAACTGCGCCGTTTTACTCTACTAAAAAACCTATTTTGTTTCTCCTAAACCACATCCCCGAAATCCCTTATTAATTTTATCCCCAAATTTTACCCATTGGAACGTCTAAAATTTCCCCCTAAAATCGGTATCCCCAAAACATATCTAATTTTTCCCCCAAATCGAAATCCCCAAATCAAAATCCTTCCACCATTTCCGTGTCGCCATACTGATCCCTAATCCTCAGCATCTCTCTCAATGCATTTCTTACTTCTCTAAATCTCCTTCTCTAAATCTCTATCCCTAAGTTCAAATCTGTTTTAGAAACTTCTATTTTTTGTATCTGTTTTAAAAATGCATTTCTTGCATTTTTTGTGTctgttttagaaaatataaattgaaGAGTAAAATTCTTGAGCTTTCCCTCGCATCAGTGATTCACATGAGAGCTATGGCGAGTGAGCAAGGCATGAGTAGTTGGACCGATCTTCTCCACTCATCCACCAAGCTTCTTGAGCAAGCTGCTCCTTCTGCTCAGTTTCCTCCTCTTCAGGTCCtattactctctctctctctctcaatatCAATTTACACAATGCTCGAGTTTGTAATGAATTGAGACAAACGTTGTTAAAGAAAAGGGGAAAGTGATTAggtttttgtgaatttttttttgcttttgcttttgcttttgcttcTGGTTATGCTATGTTTGGATGCCTAGAAAATGAGGGAAATGAGGTAGTTTAGGAGATATTGAAAGGCGGAAACCCTTCTATGGTTCATATATTTCTTAAGGCTGAAAATTTCTGGAAATTTCTCATGCCTCGTTCAAAGTTGTGTTTTTTTAAGTGAGATTGTTCAAGGGAGCAGAGAACAGAAGGCTCTGCTGAACTGTAGTCCAGTAGTAATATCTGGTTTATCTCTCCGCTTTAATGTAATGATTGAGGAAGTTTTAATAATAGGCAAATGAACCACTGCATTTTCATGTATTTCCAAGCTCTAATTGTATTAATGTTTGCTTCTGAACGTTAATTCAGCTAATACTTTGGTATAGTGCTGCTGAACTAAATTATAGTATGAAAAATCAAGAATCTTTAACTTAAAATGTCTATTAATGTTTTAGATGAGAAATTTAGCTAAATAGAGGCCATGTCTTTATCAAGTTCTGTTAATTCCTTTAACTAGTAAACTGATTGGATTAGAAGTGACTTAATATTGTTTTCCACTAAATAATCAGTCATTAATGGGGATTCATTTTCTTCAACTTCAGCAGAAAATTAGTTTTTAGAGATCTATTATGGAGGGTAAGAAATGGCTTATGTAGACAATTTAGCCAACAATAAATTAGGAACACGACACAATGAAATGATGTAGTGGTTTTATGAAATTTAaccatgaacttttattcatccATTATTTTGTATTATAATGAGAATAACTAATAAATACTTTTCCTTAGGTCATCTCCTTTTGAATGTTTCTGTTGGAGACATGGACTATGATACCCATAATGTTCATCATATTTATCTATATTTCcattaatatttattatcaatTCATATTATGGATATTAGTTGTTACTACGATGATATTAAGTGAATGTACCATCTCCTTGATAATGTCAATAAATTATAGTAACATTCATCAATATATCGGTAATTCAAGTTAATGTTTGATGTTAGTAGCTTAGAGTTAAAAACCTTGGTTGGAGGGTTATCTATTTGTTGATCCAAGCaaattgaaaaatgtttaaaatttttgtttgtttgttttcagTGATTGAATCTTCAGTTGGTATGTATCTCAGCTGAGATTATTGTTTAAAAAAGGAAATTTCAGTGATATAGATCCCATACATGAGGTTTTCACTGACAATCTGCTTACAATAATTTTATTCATAGAAACTTAGATCAGTTAGAAGCACTATCAAAGAAGCTCAAGGCAAAAACCTTAAGAACTGATGCTCCTTCTCAATCCATTGCTGCCACAAGGTAactttatactttataattttaattcattacTCTTGTGATTCTTGTATTCACAGTCTATTAAAACAGACAGAATGTTAGCTAAGAAAGTAAGAGGAAGTTGTTAGCTTGGGAATATTGTTTAGGTTGCAAACTTGCTTTAAGCAACAATTTGAAGGGTTATCTTTTGTTTATTTCTCCCAGATTATTTATTTACCATGCGGAATATATAAAAATGGTCTCTGTTGTGTTTTAAGGCTACTTGCACGGGAAGGAATTAACGTTGAACAGCTTACACGCGATCTGAAGTCTTTTGAATTGAAGGTAAGTATTATTTTCCACATTTTCATTTATGTTAGCTCAGCTTTTGTGGCTTCTAGCTCAAGAACCCCTAAACCTACCATAAAATTTGCTACTTGTTTTTCTTTGGCATATAAGGCTATTCAATAGATATTTTGAGGGGAATGGATATTGATAACGATATGTCAAGATAAGGACATTTTCCCCCTTCCCTCAAACTTTATCTGCTATGATTAAATGATATTTGATTTCAGCTTTTGTatttttactgtttaaatgctaCTTTTGTCCTAAAACGCATGCGTATGGTCAACTTTAGAGAGCTTTGCTATTGATTGCTTCACAATCTTGCTTCAATGTCCCCCTCCCCCTTTTCATAGTTTTCTCTTTACTGCAATCTCACAAACCATGTTTTCCTCTCCTTGACCATCTTTTTGCAAGACAACATTTGAGGATGTTTTCCCTGCTGAAGCAACAAGCGTTGAGGAGTATCTGCAGTAGGTACTGTTTGCTCTATGGATTGCATACTTTTAATATAAGTTCGATGGATAATGACTAATGGCTCATTTCCACTGGCTAATTACATTCTTTTGGGTTAGAGCATGTATTCAGATCCAATTTCTATTTACTAACTGGTTGTTGCATAATGTGTGAATTATAGCAATTTGGCTGTTCAACACActgtgaaataaaataaagggcatttGTAGTTAAACTACTTGCACATTTGAATGTTCTTTTTCATACCAAATTGATTCTTCTTCAAACTTATGCCACAAGGAGGTGTGTTTCATGACTAAGGTTTTAACCTAGTTACTGATTCACTCTCCTTTAACCCACTAACCAGATAAAAATGAGACTTTTTACTTACAAGCTATGTCATAGGCCCCACTCTATTTCTTGTTTGTATGTGTGTATTTGTTTATTTCTGATATTATCTGAGATGGCTTGTAATCTCTATTATACATTTTGTTCCTCTTAAATTTTGGTGCATTGCAAATAACTTAGAATCAGTGAACCTAAAATTTAACAAATCGATGACAACTAAGTTTGTAGGTTTTCTGCTTTTACACGTTTGATTGGTGGTGTCTAATGCCTTGCGGGAAGATTGGAAAAAGGAAAAATGAGACTTCTTACAGAGATTGAGTAGAATTTCAACATTACCTAAGACAAACATGATTGATAAAAGCAGTGGTGGTATTCGTTTAGGTCAAATGGTTCCCATGGCTTATAGTTCTCATGTTTCTTCTGGTCCTTCTGCCAGTGGGCTTCTACCTTTAGCTGACAAGCCAGTTGTTGAGAAAAAAGTGTCGGTATATGCGGAAGTTGTTAGAAATCTTAACAATGCAAGACAACAAGGCTTGCCATTTAAAGTAAGGATGATTTTTTCCTTTCAAGTTATAAAAATTGGTTGAGCAATTTTCCAAAATCATGAGCACTGAAATATCCTCTTGCAATTTGTTTAATAGTTTCTTGAATGATAATATGCTATATTTGTATGTGCATGCTTGTCTTATTGTCTTATATGGCTATTCTACATTCCAGTTAAGTATTTGCTCAAACCTTCTGCCCAGTGAATTTGTTTGGTCTCTAgcatattattatttactcaaCCTTTGATTTTTATATGGCTGATGTATTCATCTTCATTTAAAACATTAAGCAGCAAATACTACtaatattaaactattcaaaGATGAGAAACCCTGCTAGAAACTAGTATTTCATGAACTATACGAATTGTGACTGATGGTTTGTTCTATCTGGTTGCAGGTCTGTACCATCAGCGCTTGTGGTAATTTTGCGGTTCTAGGGACAGCAGGGGGTTGGATTGAGAGATTCAATCTCCAATCTGGAATAAGTCAAGGTAGTTATGTGGACGACATTCCCTTTGATTCTttggcattttcttccatttttgttactttgaatttggtatcagctttttgtttttctttctttccatcaatgtaaatgtgcttaaaatttatctaaaaattCTCATCgacataaattttcataaattgtaTTATCTCTCTGTTGCTGGTAGATTGcccatttatttaaacataatatttaaattctaaatttaaatttaaattcatcaatttttatatttagttttaaagttaaaattttaatagaaaatttaatttaattaatatttttttatttatccttaaaagtatatagtttaaattttcaaaaataaaaaataatatagaaaataaatattatttaataaaaatatatatattttttaaggttatattttttaacggcgtttgtgggaaaagcgccgctaaaggtcatggtctatagcggcatttgcgggaaaagcaccgctaaaggtcatggtctttagcggtgcttttttaaataaacgccgcaaaattttGCGGCATCGGCTATAGCGACGTTTTTTGTGGCGCTtgtgaaaacgccgctaaaggccaaaaaaaacgccgctaaaagtctgttctCCTGTAGTGAAAGTGTGCCAAAATAGACAACTTCATGCCCAT carries:
- the LOC121203315 gene encoding nuclear pore complex protein NUP93B-like, encoding MRAMASEQGMSSWTDLLHSSTKLLEQAAPSAQFPPLQRNLDQLEALSKKLKAKTLRTDAPSQSIAATRLLAREGINVEQLTRDLKSFELKTTFEDVFPAEATSVEEYLHGLLPLADKPVVEKKVSVYAEVVRNLNNARQQGLPFKVCTISACGNFAVLGTAGGWIERFNLQSGISQGSYVDDIPFDSLAFSSIFVTLNLVSAFCFSFFPSM